Proteins from one Mus pahari chromosome 10, PAHARI_EIJ_v1.1, whole genome shotgun sequence genomic window:
- the Slc37a2 gene encoding glucose-6-phosphate exchanger SLC37A2 isoform X1 — protein sequence MRSSLAPGVWFLRAFSRDSWFRGFILLLTFLIYACYHMSRKPISIVKSRLHQNCSEMVRPVNDTHDLNDTTWCSWSPFDKDDYKELLGAVDNAFLVAYAIGMFISGIFGERLPLRYYLSAGMVLSGLFTSLFGLGYFWNIHMLWYFVLIQICNGLVQTTGWPSVVTCVGNWFGKGKRGFIMGIWNSHTSVGNILGSLIAGVWVNQHWGLSFIVPGIITAIMGVITFLFLIEYPEDVDCTPPRHHDDLEKEQDNPEDPVNSPYSSRESNVDIAASSSKEQGPEPEAISFLGALRIPGVIEFSLCLLFAKLVSYTFLYWLPLYIFNVAHFSAKEAGDLSTLFDVGGIIGGIMAGLISDYTNSRATTCCIMLILAAPMMFLYNYIGQNGITSSIVMLIICGVLVNGPYALITTAVSADLGTHESLKGNAKALSTVTAIIDGTGSIGAALGPLLAGLISPTGWNNVFYMLISADVLACLLLCRLVYKEILAWKMACSRSSGSSMALTHPR from the exons GTTCCGTGGCTTCATCCTGCTGCTCACCTTCCTCATTTATGCCTGTTATCACATGTCCAGAAAGCCCATCAGCATCGTCAAG AGCCGTCTGCACCAGAACTGCTCAGAGATGGTCAGACCTGTTAATGACACTCATGATCTCAATGATACCACTTGGTGTAGCTGGAGTCCATTCG ACAAAGATGACTACAAGGAGTTACTGGGAGCTGTGGACAATGCCTTCCTAGTGGCTTATGCCATTGGCATGTTTATTAG TGGAATCTTTGGGGAGCGGCTGCCCCTGCGTTACTACCTCTCAGCTGGAATGGTGCTAAGTGGCCTATTCACCTCCCTCTTTGGCCTGGGGTACTTCTGGAATATCCACATGCTCTGGTACTTTGTGCTCATCCAG ATCTGCAACGGGCTTGTGCAGACTACGGGCTGGCCATCTGTGGTGACCTGTGTTGGCAACTGGTTTGGGAAGGGAAA gCGGGGATTCATCATGGGCATCTGGAATTCTCACACATCTGTGGGCAACATTCTGGGCTCTCTGATCGCTGGAGTCTGGGTGAACCAGCACTGGGGCCTGTCGTTCATCGTGCCTGGCATTATCACTGCTATCATGGGCGTCATCACCTTCCTCTTTCTTATTGAAT ATCCAGAAGATGTGGACTGTACCCCTCCTCGGCATCAT GATGACCTGGAGAAGGAACAGGACAACCCTGAGGATCCTGTGAATAGTCCCTACAGCAGCAGGGAGAGTAATGTGGACATTGCAGCCAGCTCTTCCAAGGAGCAGGGCCCTGAGCCTGAAGCCATCAGTTTCCTGGGGGCACTCAGAATCCCG GGAGTGATCGAGTTCTCTTTATGTCTGCTCTTTGCCAAGTTGGTCAGCTATACCTTTCTCTACTGGCTGCCCTTGTACATCTTCAATGTGG CTCACTTTAGTGCCAAGGAGGCCGGGGACCTATCCACGCTTTTTGATGTTGGTGGCATCATAG GTGGCATCATGGCAGGGCTCATCAGCGACTACACCAATAGCAGGGCCACCACTTGCTGCATCATGCTGATCTTGGCTGCTCCCATG ATGTTCCTGTACAACTACATTGGCCAGAATGGGATAACCAGCTCCATAG TGATGTTAATTATCTGTGGGGTCCTGGTCAATGGCCCTTACGCACTCATCACCACAGCGGTCTCTGCTGACCTG GGCACACATGAGAGCCTGAAGGGTAACGCCAAGGCCCTCTCCACTGTCACGGCCATCATTGACGGCACCGGCTCCATAG GTGCGGCTCTGGGGCCCCTGCTGGCCGGGCTCATTTCCCCGACAGGCTGGAACAATGTGTTCTACATGCTCATCTCTGCCGACGTCTTggcttgcttg CTCCTCTGCAGGTTGGTGTACAAAGAGATCCTTGCCTGGAAGATGGCCTGCAGCAGAAGCAGTGG CTCTAGTATGGCTCTAACCCACCCGCGATAG
- the Slc37a2 gene encoding glucose-6-phosphate exchanger SLC37A2 isoform X2, with protein sequence MRSSLAPGVWFLRAFSRDSWFRGFILLLTFLIYACYHMSRKPISIVKSRLHQNCSEMVRPVNDTHDLNDTTWCSWSPFDKDDYKELLGAVDNAFLVAYAIGMFISGIFGERLPLRYYLSAGMVLSGLFTSLFGLGYFWNIHMLWYFVLIQICNGLVQTTGWPSVVTCVGNWFGKGKRGFIMGIWNSHTSVGNILGSLIAGVWVNQHWGLSFIVPGIITAIMGVITFLFLIEYPEDVDCTPPRHHDDLEKEQDNPEDPVNSPYSSRESNVDIAASSSKEQGPEPEAISFLGALRIPGVIEFSLCLLFAKLVSYTFLYWLPLYIFNVAHFSAKEAGDLSTLFDVGGIIGGIMAGLISDYTNSRATTCCIMLILAAPMMFLYNYIGQNGITSSIVMLIICGVLVNGPYALITTAVSADLGTHESLKGNAKALSTVTAIIDGTGSIGAALGPLLAGLISPTGWNNVFYMLISADVLACLLLCRLVYKEILAWKMACSRSSGYKQI encoded by the exons GTTCCGTGGCTTCATCCTGCTGCTCACCTTCCTCATTTATGCCTGTTATCACATGTCCAGAAAGCCCATCAGCATCGTCAAG AGCCGTCTGCACCAGAACTGCTCAGAGATGGTCAGACCTGTTAATGACACTCATGATCTCAATGATACCACTTGGTGTAGCTGGAGTCCATTCG ACAAAGATGACTACAAGGAGTTACTGGGAGCTGTGGACAATGCCTTCCTAGTGGCTTATGCCATTGGCATGTTTATTAG TGGAATCTTTGGGGAGCGGCTGCCCCTGCGTTACTACCTCTCAGCTGGAATGGTGCTAAGTGGCCTATTCACCTCCCTCTTTGGCCTGGGGTACTTCTGGAATATCCACATGCTCTGGTACTTTGTGCTCATCCAG ATCTGCAACGGGCTTGTGCAGACTACGGGCTGGCCATCTGTGGTGACCTGTGTTGGCAACTGGTTTGGGAAGGGAAA gCGGGGATTCATCATGGGCATCTGGAATTCTCACACATCTGTGGGCAACATTCTGGGCTCTCTGATCGCTGGAGTCTGGGTGAACCAGCACTGGGGCCTGTCGTTCATCGTGCCTGGCATTATCACTGCTATCATGGGCGTCATCACCTTCCTCTTTCTTATTGAAT ATCCAGAAGATGTGGACTGTACCCCTCCTCGGCATCAT GATGACCTGGAGAAGGAACAGGACAACCCTGAGGATCCTGTGAATAGTCCCTACAGCAGCAGGGAGAGTAATGTGGACATTGCAGCCAGCTCTTCCAAGGAGCAGGGCCCTGAGCCTGAAGCCATCAGTTTCCTGGGGGCACTCAGAATCCCG GGAGTGATCGAGTTCTCTTTATGTCTGCTCTTTGCCAAGTTGGTCAGCTATACCTTTCTCTACTGGCTGCCCTTGTACATCTTCAATGTGG CTCACTTTAGTGCCAAGGAGGCCGGGGACCTATCCACGCTTTTTGATGTTGGTGGCATCATAG GTGGCATCATGGCAGGGCTCATCAGCGACTACACCAATAGCAGGGCCACCACTTGCTGCATCATGCTGATCTTGGCTGCTCCCATG ATGTTCCTGTACAACTACATTGGCCAGAATGGGATAACCAGCTCCATAG TGATGTTAATTATCTGTGGGGTCCTGGTCAATGGCCCTTACGCACTCATCACCACAGCGGTCTCTGCTGACCTG GGCACACATGAGAGCCTGAAGGGTAACGCCAAGGCCCTCTCCACTGTCACGGCCATCATTGACGGCACCGGCTCCATAG GTGCGGCTCTGGGGCCCCTGCTGGCCGGGCTCATTTCCCCGACAGGCTGGAACAATGTGTTCTACATGCTCATCTCTGCCGACGTCTTggcttgcttg CTCCTCTGCAGGTTGGTGTACAAAGAGATCCTTGCCTGGAAGATGGCCTGCAGCAGAAGCAGTGG